A portion of the Mesobacillus sp. AQ2 genome contains these proteins:
- a CDS encoding DinB family protein codes for MLKRPDLEEFPVYMRSYVQLIPEGDIIQILNGQMASTQEIFSAVTEKQAEYRYAEGKWTLSEVLGHLTDTERIMNYRILRIARGDKSPLMGFDENEYVQEASFNERPIADLLEDYQNVRRATISLLKGLPQKSLQNKGNANGFEVTVETIAYMIAGHELHHIKIIQEKYLKD; via the coding sequence ATGTTAAAACGACCAGATCTAGAAGAGTTTCCAGTATATATGAGGAGTTATGTTCAATTGATACCAGAAGGCGACATAATCCAAATCCTCAACGGACAAATGGCATCGACGCAGGAAATATTTTCTGCGGTCACAGAAAAACAGGCTGAATACAGGTATGCAGAAGGAAAATGGACTTTATCTGAAGTATTGGGACATCTAACTGATACCGAAAGGATCATGAACTATAGAATCCTCCGTATTGCCCGTGGGGACAAGAGTCCTTTGATGGGATTCGACGAAAATGAATATGTACAAGAGGCTTCCTTTAATGAACGACCGATAGCTGATCTGCTGGAAGACTATCAAAATGTTAGAAGAGCAACGATCAGTTTGTTGAAAGGCCTGCCACAAAAATCTTTACAGAACAAGGGCAATGCCAATGGATTTGAAGTAACAGTGGAAACGATCGCTTATATGATTGCAGGACATGAACTTCATCATATAAAAATCATTCAGGAAAAGTATTTGAAAGATTAA
- the mutL gene encoding DNA mismatch repair endonuclease MutL codes for MGKILQLDDALSNKIAAGEVVERPASVVKELLENAIDANSTVIEIDLEEAGLARIRITDNGDGIEEEDVLIAFQRHATSKIKNENDLFRIRTLGFRGEALPSIASVSRLEMKTSTGLEGNKVLIEGGKVESIEKADSRKGTDISISDLFFNTPARLKYMKTIHTELGNITDVVNRLALANPTISFRLVHNGRQLLKTTGNGDVRQVLAAIYGINMVKSMIPISGESLDYKISGYISMPEITRASRNYISTMINGRFIKNYALVKAIQEGYHTLLPIGRYPVVLLNIEMDPLLIDVNVHPSKMEVRLSKEQELNNLVSSVIKDAFKTKELIPAGFVAQKQEKPKSEQTFMELDHMENPANQQDNGQSSMASKPFVEEKAEELSGRYKAAGQQDFPKTEMPNWQNAFVAQEPFMETKFDARDEQDDDGKNASEPEVFIDVPENQPEVTSSRVPPLYPIGQMHGTYILAQNDRGLYIIDQHAAQERIKYEYFREKVGQVATELQEMLVPITLEYSADECMKISEYQHELEKVGVFLEPFGYNSFIVRSHPQWLPRGEEKELIEDMIEQLLLMKKVDIKKLREEAAIMMSCKASIKANHHLRMDEIQALLDELRRSSDPFTCPHGRPIIVHYSTYEMEKMFKRVM; via the coding sequence ATGGGAAAGATCCTGCAACTGGATGATGCACTATCGAATAAAATCGCAGCCGGTGAAGTAGTTGAACGTCCGGCTTCCGTTGTAAAGGAGTTGCTTGAGAACGCAATCGATGCCAACAGTACTGTAATTGAAATCGATTTGGAAGAAGCAGGGCTTGCAAGGATTCGGATTACAGATAATGGTGATGGCATCGAGGAAGAGGATGTTCTTATCGCCTTCCAAAGGCATGCTACCAGCAAAATCAAGAATGAAAACGACTTATTCCGGATCAGGACACTCGGCTTCAGGGGAGAGGCACTGCCAAGTATCGCCTCTGTTTCGAGACTTGAAATGAAGACATCTACCGGATTGGAAGGCAATAAAGTGTTGATCGAAGGCGGCAAAGTCGAATCAATAGAAAAGGCAGACAGCCGAAAAGGAACGGATATCAGTATCTCTGACCTGTTTTTCAACACACCGGCACGACTTAAATATATGAAGACCATCCATACAGAGCTCGGCAATATCACAGATGTCGTGAATCGTCTGGCACTGGCGAATCCGACTATTTCATTCAGGCTTGTCCATAATGGGCGCCAGCTATTGAAGACGACCGGAAATGGAGACGTTCGCCAGGTGCTCGCTGCTATTTATGGCATCAATATGGTCAAATCCATGATTCCCATTTCCGGTGAGTCATTGGATTATAAAATCAGCGGCTATATTTCAATGCCTGAGATTACAAGGGCATCGAGAAACTATATATCGACGATGATCAATGGACGTTTTATCAAAAACTATGCGCTGGTGAAGGCAATCCAGGAAGGGTATCATACCCTGCTTCCGATTGGCCGGTATCCGGTTGTCCTGCTTAACATCGAAATGGACCCGCTGCTCATTGATGTGAACGTCCATCCTTCGAAAATGGAAGTGCGTTTAAGCAAGGAGCAGGAACTTAATAATCTTGTGTCAAGCGTGATTAAGGATGCTTTCAAAACGAAAGAGCTGATCCCAGCAGGGTTTGTTGCACAAAAACAGGAAAAACCCAAATCGGAACAAACTTTTATGGAACTTGACCACATGGAGAATCCTGCTAACCAGCAAGATAATGGGCAAAGCTCTATGGCCAGCAAACCTTTCGTTGAGGAAAAAGCAGAAGAACTGAGCGGGCGTTACAAAGCAGCAGGACAGCAGGATTTCCCAAAAACAGAGATGCCAAACTGGCAAAATGCCTTCGTAGCCCAGGAGCCCTTCATGGAGACGAAGTTCGATGCAAGGGATGAACAAGATGATGATGGCAAAAACGCGAGTGAACCTGAGGTTTTTATTGACGTTCCAGAAAACCAGCCAGAGGTGACATCCTCCCGGGTTCCTCCTTTATATCCAATCGGGCAAATGCACGGAACATATATACTTGCCCAGAATGACCGTGGCTTATATATCATTGACCAGCATGCTGCCCAGGAACGGATCAAATATGAATATTTCAGGGAAAAGGTCGGCCAGGTGGCAACAGAGCTTCAGGAAATGCTTGTTCCGATTACACTTGAATATTCTGCCGATGAATGCATGAAAATCAGTGAATATCAACACGAACTTGAGAAGGTCGGTGTATTCCTGGAGCCATTTGGCTACAACAGTTTCATTGTCCGCTCGCACCCACAGTGGCTTCCCCGCGGCGAGGAAAAAGAGCTGATTGAAGACATGATCGAACAGCTTTTGCTGATGAAAAAGGTGGATATTAAAAAGCTCAGGGAGGAAGCAGCGATCATGATGAGCTGCAAAGCATCCATTAAAGCGAATCATCACTTGCGTATGGATGAAATACAGGCTTTGCTTGATGAACTACGCCGCTCGTCTGATCCCTTCACTTGCCCGCATGGCAGGCCCATAATCGTCCATTATTCAACCTATGAAATGGAGAAAATGTTCAAAAGAGTAATGTAA